A stretch of Kyrpidia spormannii DNA encodes these proteins:
- a CDS encoding IS256 family transposase — protein sequence MKSRVHQIVRNDQSLFSTLDPSQQFTLQLSLLDVMESAKEGLMALAVQTGLRVIQLMMREEVEALVGPKGKHNPKRKAVRHGKEKGSVMLGGRKVAVEKVRVRSVDGHEIPLETYQAFQDPTLLTQAALERMIHGLSTRNYAFGLEPVGNEVETSGTSKSAVSRRFIAATKKLFEKLMQRRLDDRRYVALVIDGIVMADHTVVAALGIDVGGQKQILGVWEGATENATVCKGLLTDLVDRGLKTDDGILVVIDGSKALRAAVRDVFGETALVQRCQVHKERNVLEHLPEKQRDWVKRQLREAWRQETEKEALAALRRLAAQLEKAYPGAAASLREGMEETVTVIRLGVPELLRGTLRSTNAIESANEKVRMVSRNVKRWQNGEQVLRWAAAGFLEVEKKFRTVKGFRQIPLLLDALHKCVHPQPQQENKSITA from the coding sequence ATGAAATCAAGGGTACATCAAATTGTGAGAAATGACCAGAGCCTGTTTTCGACACTGGATCCCTCTCAGCAGTTCACCCTCCAACTGTCGCTACTGGACGTGATGGAGAGCGCGAAAGAGGGACTCATGGCCTTGGCGGTTCAAACCGGGCTTCGAGTGATTCAACTCATGATGCGAGAGGAAGTCGAAGCTTTGGTGGGCCCCAAAGGGAAACACAATCCAAAGCGCAAGGCTGTGCGACACGGAAAGGAAAAGGGCTCCGTGATGCTTGGGGGCCGGAAGGTGGCTGTGGAAAAAGTTCGGGTACGCAGCGTCGACGGTCATGAAATCCCGCTGGAGACCTACCAGGCTTTTCAGGATCCAACGCTGCTGACCCAGGCCGCGTTGGAGCGGATGATTCATGGCTTGTCGACCCGAAACTATGCGTTTGGTCTTGAGCCGGTCGGAAACGAGGTGGAAACCTCCGGCACGAGCAAGAGCGCCGTCAGCCGGCGTTTCATTGCCGCCACGAAGAAGCTGTTCGAAAAACTCATGCAGCGGCGCCTAGACGACCGCCGGTACGTGGCGCTAGTTATTGACGGGATCGTCATGGCGGACCACACCGTAGTGGCGGCATTAGGGATTGACGTAGGGGGACAGAAGCAGATCCTGGGCGTCTGGGAGGGAGCGACAGAGAATGCGACAGTGTGCAAAGGACTGCTGACCGATCTTGTGGACCGGGGACTGAAAACCGATGATGGGATCCTGGTCGTCATCGACGGGAGTAAGGCTTTGCGTGCCGCAGTACGGGACGTGTTTGGAGAGACGGCATTGGTTCAGCGGTGTCAGGTGCACAAGGAGCGCAATGTCCTGGAGCATCTGCCGGAGAAACAGCGAGATTGGGTCAAGAGGCAATTGCGGGAGGCCTGGCGCCAGGAGACCGAAAAAGAGGCACTGGCGGCCCTGCGGCGCTTGGCGGCACAACTTGAGAAGGCGTATCCAGGGGCAGCAGCCAGTTTGCGCGAGGGGATGGAAGAGACCGTGACCGTGATCCGGCTGGGAGTTCCGGAACTGCTTCGGGGAACTCTGCGCTCGACGAATGCGATCGAATCAGCCAATGAGAAGGTGCGGATGGTGAGTCGGAACGTCAAGCGCTGGCAGAATGGGGAACAGGTGCTGCGCTGGGCGGCTGCAGGATTTTTGGAGGTGGAGAAAAAGTTCAGGACCGTCAAGGGATTTCGCCAAATCCCTCTGCTCCTTGATGCATTACACAAATGTGTACATCCGCAACCACAGCAGGAAAACAAATCCATCACCGCGTAA
- a CDS encoding DUF3997 domain-containing protein: protein MKVLLIILIIGLAVILIFLLPTFLIGLSGFGPGPSDYAFDLPGGYQLVRTSAHDVKIVPKDGWDPRNPPPLIPAKVVEVAFDQRYILAKRYELRAAYPGSNNSYEIPDEQKAVYYIFDTLALKIYEYRSLEEFNNAREMLKVPPTLKLRDVADIARSSNPPE, encoded by the coding sequence ATGAAAGTCTTGTTGATTATATTGATTATAGGACTTGCTGTTATTCTGATATTCCTATTACCAACTTTTTTAATCGGCCTCAGTGGTTTTGGCCCTGGCCCCTCGGATTATGCTTTTGACTTACCGGGAGGATATCAATTAGTCAGAACTTCTGCTCATGATGTAAAAATCGTCCCAAAGGATGGATGGGACCCACGAAATCCACCACCTCTGATACCGGCTAAGGTAGTCGAAGTGGCTTTTGATCAACGATACATTTTGGCGAAACGATATGAACTAAGAGCGGCGTACCCAGGAAGCAACAATAGTTATGAAATTCCAGACGAACAAAAAGCTGTGTATTACATTTTTGATACTCTGGCGTTAAAAATTTACGAGTATCGAAGTTTGGAGGAATTCAATAATGCCAGGGAGATGTTGAAAGTCCCACCAACCCTTAAATTGAGAGATGTGGCGGATATAGCGCGAAGCTCCAACCCTCCAGAGTGA
- a CDS encoding AbrB/MazE/SpoVT family DNA-binding domain-containing protein, whose product MERIVHPTERGQITIPKSIREALRISADTPLVIRQEGTRIIIEPLSGLDRLTRKLEQEAKIRGMSPEDLVAEVESVRQEFFDKRTDVKHE is encoded by the coding sequence GTGGAGCGTATCGTACATCCGACGGAACGCGGACAGATAACAATCCCGAAGAGTATCCGGGAGGCGTTGCGTATCTCGGCGGATACACCACTTGTCATCCGCCAAGAAGGAACGCGGATCATCATTGAGCCACTTTCCGGTCTAGATCGTCTCACCCGTAAACTTGAACAGGAGGCAAAGATTCGGGGGATGTCACCGGAAGACTTGGTTGCGGAAGTGGAGAGTGTCCGACAGGAGTTTTTCGACAAACGAACGGACGTGAAACATGAATAA
- a CDS encoding putative toxin-antitoxin system toxin component, PIN family has protein sequence MARLWCLDTNVLISGLVFRGPEHSLLRRLQDRQEPVLWFPTIENEVQEVLARKFGTVDVDWAGAFPTRTRLIVQEPPPDLHIEQAIKELRDPKDGPILAAARFYKADFLVTGDKDLLVLGQPDDSRKALRNSTPTHARLSRKQWSCCWRTPTSFVTNTEDGGIRRGI, from the coding sequence ATGGCTCGACTTTGGTGCCTGGACACGAACGTGCTGATTTCGGGATTGGTGTTTCGAGGGCCTGAGCACTCGCTTCTTCGACGGTTACAAGATCGTCAAGAACCCGTATTGTGGTTTCCCACAATTGAGAATGAAGTCCAGGAGGTATTGGCAAGGAAATTTGGAACGGTTGATGTTGATTGGGCGGGTGCGTTTCCAACCCGCACTCGACTGATAGTACAGGAACCACCGCCTGACCTCCACATCGAACAAGCGATTAAGGAACTTCGCGACCCCAAAGATGGACCGATTTTGGCGGCCGCCCGGTTCTATAAAGCGGATTTCCTAGTCACCGGAGACAAGGATCTTTTGGTGTTGGGCCAACCCGACGATTCACGAAAAGCCTTGCGAAACTCGACCCCAACTCACGCAAGGCTGTCAAGAAAGCAATGGAGTTGTTGTTGGAGAACCCCCACATCCTTCGTTACGAACACGGAAGATGGAGGGATACGAAGGGGCATTTGA
- a CDS encoding restriction endonuclease, translated as MGKRQRNEFVSVETGLVGLAAIAFYFRQYRFGVGALVVAGLLLLLVLVVRNLRARQRSLASGKRPSGNTKAKKITTLTREEALRVSDLDKLSGQAFEQLLKYYYEDQGYKVQLTPASGDLGVDLILTDPKDGMKIAVQVKHWKKPVNLEAVQQVVGGRRRYSCLGAWVVTTSNSFQPSARTLAEANNVRLISGLDIEPKIKGWQKRQLQRLR; from the coding sequence TTGGGCAAACGGCAACGCAATGAATTTGTATCGGTGGAGACCGGGTTAGTGGGATTGGCGGCAATCGCCTTTTATTTCCGCCAGTACCGGTTCGGCGTCGGAGCACTTGTTGTAGCTGGGCTTTTGCTCCTTTTAGTCCTGGTGGTAAGGAATCTAAGGGCACGGCAACGTTCTTTGGCCTCCGGAAAAAGGCCTTCCGGCAACACAAAGGCCAAGAAAATCACGACGCTCACCCGAGAGGAAGCTCTTCGTGTCTCTGATTTGGACAAGCTTTCCGGCCAGGCATTCGAGCAATTGCTCAAATACTACTATGAGGACCAGGGCTACAAGGTACAACTCACGCCGGCCAGCGGGGATCTCGGGGTGGATCTGATTTTGACGGATCCCAAGGACGGCATGAAAATCGCAGTGCAGGTCAAGCATTGGAAGAAGCCCGTCAACTTGGAAGCCGTGCAACAGGTTGTGGGCGGCCGGCGGCGCTATTCGTGCCTTGGGGCGTGGGTGGTGACGACGAGCAATTCTTTTCAGCCATCCGCACGCACACTTGCAGAGGCTAACAATGTACGCTTGATCAGTGGGCTGGATATAGAGCCAAAAATCAAAGGATGGCAGAAACGGCAATTACAACGGCTGAGATAA
- a CDS encoding type II toxin-antitoxin system RelE/ParE family toxin: MLKRKLDMYLHLLSKQGTRLGKPYVDHVEGPIWELRPGRYRVPSVGWRGNKFVLLHQFMKKTQKTPRRVIEKARREYEDWVARHGL; this comes from the coding sequence GTGCTAAAGCGGAAGCTGGACATGTATTTGCACCTTTTGTCCAAACAAGGCACCCGGTTGGGAAAGCCCTATGTGGATCATGTCGAAGGCCCGATTTGGGAATTGCGTCCGGGTCGGTACAGGGTGCCTTCTGTGGGATGGAGAGGAAACAAATTTGTCCTGCTTCATCAGTTCATGAAAAAGACGCAGAAAACGCCGAGACGTGTGATCGAGAAAGCAAGACGGGAATATGAGGACTGGGTTGCACGTCACGGTCTGTAA
- a CDS encoding helix-turn-helix domain-containing protein, with product MDEKKGLARGPDGLLHWRDLRDQFYTKEEQRLNDFLAELIGAMVLRRRQLGLTQEQLAEKAGVKQSAIARLETGNAVPRLDTLIRIADALDLRLKLVPEEAGRELSAASEGLWLSRGFYRKPRR from the coding sequence ATGGACGAAAAGAAGGGCCTCGCCAGAGGCCCCGACGGTTTGCTGCATTGGCGGGACCTTCGCGACCAGTTCTACACCAAAGAGGAGCAACGGCTGAACGACTTCCTGGCGGAGCTGATCGGGGCGATGGTTTTGCGCCGGCGACAGCTCGGCCTGACGCAGGAGCAACTGGCAGAAAAGGCCGGGGTCAAGCAATCGGCGATCGCCAGGCTGGAGACCGGGAACGCAGTGCCGCGCTTGGATACCCTGATTCGCATTGCGGATGCGCTGGATCTGCGGCTGAAACTGGTCCCGGAGGAAGCCGGGAGGGAGCTTTCGGCGGCTTCGGAAGGACTGTGGTTATCACGGGGTTTTTACAGGAAGCCGAGACGTTGA